In Ascaphus truei isolate aAscTru1 chromosome 2, aAscTru1.hap1, whole genome shotgun sequence, the genomic stretch TGCAAAATATGTGTGCTTATCAGAAAATGAATGTGACATTTTTGCCACTTCCTTATGTTGTTTCTCGATCCAAGAcgtgatatactgtataatgtggaATTTACGTTTGTTTCAGCTTTCACAAAATGTTGTGAACAAAGCGGTTTTCTTATGGTGGTGAAATGCCGAGATGAAAACGCAGCACTGAAAGAGTGTCTGACTGCCCAGTAAGTGTTTTGGAATTCTCTATTGACATACCCAATGCAGCTTCCTGAAATCTGTTCCTGATTGCACAACTCTATGCATGACTTTCCACCTGAGAATCTCTGTTATTCCTCTGTCACTCTTTATTCATAATATAGCAACTTAATTCCATTGGTGCTTAATCTGTTCCAGTTTTTACTAAACATTTTGCGCAAATGTATTTACTTAAGTTTCTTTCTCCCAAATGTCATATaggtgtcttttgcctttcctcCTTCAAGTGCACACAGTATAGTTCTCTAACGTTGTACTCATCACTAGTTATCCTCTTAGTTTGTCCATGTTAAGTTGTCCAACCTGCCATACACATTGCCTTCTAGTTTCAAATGTGTGCTCAACATGTATTTCTGAGTAAACATGTGTTACCCTTGCacttttatgtatatttatttgttatGTGTGAGTAGAGATGCATTAAGAAATCAGTACACTGGGCCCGTCATACCTAATGACAGCACGGGTGCCTTattggaggagtggctcagtgagtaaagacaccacATGGAGTTTGGAGAACAAGCATATGGTTCAAattctggtgtcagctccttgtgaccttggtcaaatcactttatctcccacaacataaattgtaagctcgTGGTAGTATTCACCGGGTGTTGGTCAGGCGATCACGCTGACGCCATGGCACCCTGCGTGATGTCATCGCCGTCCATAAGCGCGTCCTCTTCAGCTCAGGAACCGCCGAAATTCTCCAAGGGGTAGGTTGCCGTGCACCAAAGCAGCTGGAGCGGGGCGTGAACAATAAGGCAGGAAAAGCCTCTGCACAGCGTATCCAGACTGGCGCGCATCCAGGCAGGTAATCAGCAAGAGAGTATATCCACGTAGGAGCCGAAGCACAGCCACACCAATGGAGAAAAGGACACGAAAGTTCTTTCAAGAATTTATTAGCTAAAAAGGCATAAGGACAGACATCCTAatagcactctgacatgtttcacgcacagggcgtgaaacatgtcagagtgctatTAGGATGTCTGTCCTTATGCCTTTTTATCTAATAAATTCTTGAAAGAACTTTCGTGTCCTATTCTACAGTGCATTGGTGTGGCTGTGCTTCGGCTCCTACGTGGATATACTAAATTGTATGCTCATCTGGGCAGAGATTttatctgtaaaaatcctatgttcagtgctgtgtactgtgcactatactgtaattgtgaagtgctttgagtcctagTGGGAGAAAAGAGTTTTAtgaaatacaggtaaaccccgttataacgcggtcctcggggtccaccccgagaccaccgcgttagtaacggagtcgcgcaaaaacaaaatggccgccgcaaaaaAATTAGTTAGAAAAGTGTTTCCCAAAGGCATAAGTTCCTTTCCCCCCCggccaaaaccgccaccccccggcagcatcggcgcatcatcacccccttcaccccgcggggcaggagatgggagcggggatgtccctccggtccccgcttccccctgtcaccgcgtgactgCCCGCGGGGCagaagatgggagcggggatgtccctcgggttcccgcttacctctgatcccccccacgtgcccggtgctcccgctgcctgcatggaggtggtagcggggggtttcttctccccaccgctgtccccggcgctcccgctgcctgcgcgggaggaggggggaagcgggtggtggtgctggtcgcggcctttcctctgttccgactcccccccgtctgtgtagagtgagagagagtgtgtgtatgtatgtatatatgggagagaaactgtgtgtgtgtatatgggtgtgtgtgtgggtgtatgggtgtgtgtgtgtgtgtgtgtgtgtgtatatgggtgtgtgtgtgtgtgtgtgtgtgtgtgtgtgtgtgtgtgtgtgtgtgtgtgtatatgggtgtgtgtgtgtatatgggtgtgtgtatatgggggtgtgtgtgtatatgggggtgtatatatatgtgtgtgtgtgtgtatatatatatatatatatatatatatatatatatatgtatatgtgtgtgtgcagtgagcagtgtgtgccgtgagcagtgtgtgccgtgagcagtgtgtgccgtgagagtgtgtgccgtgagagtgtgtgccgtgagagtgtgtgccgtgagagtgtgtgccgtgtgcaaaaaaaaaacgggagccgcgttataaccgattcgcgttataacgggtcacgctataacggggtttacctgtagttGTTGTTATTGCTATATTGCTCATCACAATAAATCTGAACACTTTAGGAAGTGGGATGGACAAAGGCAAAAAGACAGTTTGCAGAAAATGCACCTTAGTGCCATGTTGGGGAGTGTTGCCTGCCAATAAATGCAGTCTATGCATTGATATTTAATTATCTTGCTtgtctacagtatgtagtaaTACATAGGAAGGAATAATGCAGATAAATGTATTCCTGTCTCAGATCATGTAGTATGATACAGGTACATGAACCACAGTGAGATAATGTGACCTACCGAAGGTCGGGTGAAAATGTCGCTGTTTTTGTCCATTTTTCCCACCCAACAGTGCTCTGCAAGATCCACTAGTGTGCTCTTATAACGAGTGACCCATTCAAGTGAAGCATTGGATCATTGTTATTGTTGTACAAGGAGGGTTTGAACTGTCAGTAACACAGTAGTAATTCAGCCTTCAAGAGATGAAATATTCAGATACAGACCCCTGCATCACTATCATTGTAGCGTTGATGCAGAGATGTCTGTTTCCAACAGTCCGTGAGATTTGGGGTCCTggctgaattttttttatttcattgactTCCATCAGTGAGACACTCGTGTAGGCGAGAGAGTATGCAAAAAATCAGTGAGAGAGTCCAAAACAGAGTTGACATGTCTGTACAGTAGGTATGAGTAGACATTAAATGCACCGTCaaggtttaaaaaaacaaaaaaaaaacaacgattGAGTATTTGTTATTTAAATCGCATGTACCAAATAACAGCTATATTCAGTTTTTGTATGGTGTTGGTATTTTAGCATTTCCACCTTGACGACTTCGCTCCATATGCCCATTACATTATGTAGAACAATGATGAGCGTGGGCAAACATATTTAATTTTCCAATGTAAAAATGTGTCAACCCCACTTTGAacgaatgtgtacagtacagttaaTCTACAAGCAGGAAATTTGTTTTTTTCACAATACAGTGTTTTAAAACTTATTTATTATTGCCAACCTTTTTTTGTCCTCTGTGTTGTAATTAAggcaaaattgattttttttaagtaTGCCTAAAGAGAGAGAATTAACCCATTGAACAAGCATCAATCAGTCTGAAACACAAGTGAATTTATAGGAAGtgaaaattattttgtattttcaaAGACTTCACATTGTACTGGCCTTTGTTCTGTGGACTTTTTCACTCAAGTTTTCGGTTTTTTTCGTTGCTgcattttttgtttccttttataGCATTTTCTTACATCACGTTAGAtagtttatttttatgtttttctttttagtgCTTTGTACACTTCAGGCTGATATGTCAcaacatgtattttttatattttattatttggatTGTTCATTTAAATTGTCAATCTTATAAGGTACTTCATTATCATATTGTGGTTTGGAGAGTTTCACCTTTCAGTGCATCAGTGCATCTATCTCTCTGAGAACAAAAGTACGCTTTTATAGGGCGTGAGTTAACCCTGCTCTAACGTTTTAGAGGGTAATTAGTAAATGAATGATTGAAATCCCAAACAGCTGAAGAAGGGTGGTGCTCGCAAGGAACAAGGTTATGTATTGACTAAGAGAGAGAAGAATCCCTATATGTGGCACTGAGAACACCCTACAGTGTATAAAACTTAAAACTCTAATTGTATACTTAAAAAATATGTGCTTGGGATTAAACGACAACActagacaaacaaacaaataacgtTTAAAAACGGAGGATGAATGCAAGGGCGTATAATGTGCTTTCAATTTGTGAAGTCACTTTAGTAGGTCTATCTTAAATGAACAAAGGTGAATACAATAATATCCTACCTTTACAAAAAGGTGGGATATTATTGTATTCACCTGTGTTACCAGAAAATACTTTCCGTGCTATATTTGTAGGTATTGCATAATTATCTATTCACATATGACATGACTTGAAAAAATACATCAGTCATCTTTTCTGTGGTTGAGAAGCTTGTTTTGCTGCATTCTAATTCTGTTCCAAGAAAGATTGCATGCTCTCGATTTTCTTGTTCATTTCCAACTGCAATCAGGAATGAATGCATTTACTAATTTCTCATCTATTATTTGTTTGACACACTATACGATTTCTTGGAGCCATGAAGGATTGAACCATTGATTAGGTCATTTTGTTTTACAAATAATATACAAGAAAGACATTTTTTGGGGTCTAATGGTTTTTTCTTCTTTGTCTTCTTACCTTCCTTTTCTCCAAGCTACAACAATCCAGCTTTTTTTGAAGAATGTAAGCAAGAATATTTAAAAGAAAAGGCAGAATATTTAAGAACTGGAATTTCTTCAAAGAAAAGGCAACAGAAGGTTCCCACCAGCATGTAGCAGAAGATCAAGAAAAATGCCTGCACATATTGTTTAGCTTTTTCAGGTCTTCTGGACAATATCACTGTTTATAAATTTAAAAAGAAGCAGGATAAATGCTAAAATTGTACATATTTGGGtaattaataaaatatgtaatCTGGTTTTGTGTTTGTAGTAATTGGTTGAAAATAGAAGTCTTAGGTCTCAATTATATCAGAAACTGCAGAGCGACCCGGTGATGTCATCATAGCGACGCTACATGTGCACATGCAGAAGTGATTTGTAGcactactgcagggagacatggcCAGATCATTTCTCACTCTAtctctcatatatatacacacacatataaaacaaaaCTGTTTCCCCCAAAGAGCAAATAAGAAACAGCATTCAATAGATAATGCAAAGAAAAcctgtatttaaaaatacaaagCACGCTTAATCCCAATTAATTGGATTGTGTGctttgtatttttaaatacaggTTTTCTTTGCATTATCtattgagtgctgtttcttgttTGCTTTTTGGGGGAAACCGTTTTGTTCTATTTATGCTTATTGAACATGCACCAAACCATATTTTGTGtattggagtgccagctgtgtctttctttgtgtgtgtatatgtatgtatgtactgtatatgtgtatatatatatatatatatatgtatattttttttaaacaaaccaatcacacacacacatatatatatatatatatatatatatatatatgtgtatatatgtatgtatgtatgtgtgtgtgtgattggtttGTTTAAAATGCACTGTGTTTGGCTGTGCAAATCACGTGATGCGACCGTCGCCTGTGAAAAACTTAAATCTCAAATCTCTTCATGAGACAGAAGCTTTGCAGCACGTCGCGGCGCTACCGTCGCGAGTGGTATGTGCGctttcattgcattttattgttttgttttgaagctgtgcgGCGTTGTGCCGTCGTGCGCGATTCTggtataatcatggccttacaACGAAAcaaatttttttcttgtaagcaAATAAGACTATTCCTATTTTTGCTGAACTAAGCCATGTAACCACTATAAAACGTTAACATAATCAACAGAGTtggaatttaaagctgcagttcaagctgccgattaaaaaaataatatatatttttccccattcattatgtgcatcaatacaagctgcacactgacaagtgattagctaagctgcagatcgatctgttctcctgtaattgatcgctTTCTCCGGTTATTTAATtctgttcttgcacagcattctgggcaatgtagtcctggaatatgattgactgggcagttactagattcaattggtgcactgctagagagagggtggggctcaagagccagagcctatcagaaggggaaaggggttgtcactttagaaatgcttcctacattagaaacattaaaaaatgtctttaaaactttttttatgctataagtattttctcatagtacagaactgatttatttaaaaaaaaaaaaaaaaaacgtaggatattgcttgaattgctgctttaaacatgaaCCAGTATTACATGCACTCTTGGTTTTGGAACGGACACATTTTACTGCAAGTAACCACAATTATgataatttatttataacatttatatagcgTTCTTATCCAGGGCACTGTACATGTAGTTAGTAGAcacacaatctatgattttggtgcctgagacacagggatataaagtggcttgctcaaggtcacaaggagcagacaccaagatttgaaccaggctcccctgcttcaaactctgtcatTGTTTTTCAGaattagtgtctttactcactgagccacacctTCCCTCCTCGTTCATGGCACCCAGGTGCGGATTGCCCCATTGGGCGTTCAGGCTTGCCCCGGTGCTGCTGTTAGTGTTAGTTAATTAATTGGTTGTTACACaccaattaaactgattgctggaGAAGAGCATGGGTCCTCTGTAAAAGCCTGTTACCTTCTCCAGCAGTGtcgctctcctcctgcagtggaCGACGCATTTCCATGACGTCGCGTTATCATGGAAACACGTCtccacgtgatgtcatgacgctgaAAGGAGGTTGAGGCTCGGGCCGATAGTTGTCTGCAATCCGCCCATGATGGTAACACTCcataaaagacattatggaactagaaagtgcagagaagagccaccatattaataaaggggatggaaaatgtgacatgaggagaggctagttaaattagatttattcacattagaaaagagatgtctgagggaatgatcattatatacaaatatagtcggaaatacaaggagctttcaagatAATTATTCATccctagggcagtacaaacgacatgtggtcattccttaaggttgggggaaaggagatttcaccagcaacaaaagaaagggttcgttacagtaagggcagttaaaatgtagaattcattacccagggagactgtgatggcagatacaataaatatcttaaaaaaataaaagtcgggcatctttttagaaaggaaaggtatacagggataaaccaaataagtaaacgtgggtaggatgttgattcagggagaaatctgattatttggagttaggaaggaatttatttttttccctcatGAGACACCATTGGATAATgattcactggggttttttttgtttgccttcctgtggattaatctactgtaaatacaaatatgggataaatatgtcgtctaaatttagcatagcatGAGTTTATTCATAATCTGCATTTGTAAGTGTGATACTTTTATTGTCTTGTCCAGAAATTACATTTGTAAGCAGTGTTACAGTAGGCgcgtgcgctctttcttttttttaattggacCCTTTTACAGTcacttggcaccataagtgccaataTCTGGACTTTTATATTGGTCTACATCAGCAGACAGGTTTTTGTGGTCATTGTGGTATACTATTTGCCATGTTATAGTTAGCATTTTAGTCCCGTTAGGCGAAAAATTTTCTAGTCATCAGCTATTATTACATTGATTCATCTTAGTTGTTTCTATTGCAACCACATTAATATATTATCATCCAAACACTTTAAAAATGGATATTAATTGTGGTTATTCTACACTTATTACCTATTGTAAAATGTAGGCGCTGTCTTATCTATctgtaaatttagcataggttgaacctgATGGACATATCTACTATGTAAATGTAATTATTATTTAGTATAGTGTGGGATAAACTTTAGCTTGTGCCATGTTCAAAAAGTCTTTGGTCAGCTATGGTAAATTTTCACTGGTGTATTTAAGGAAGTTGGTCAGTAAGATCCAAAGCGCCCAGTTGTGGTATAACTGCTATTGTCCTGAATGGCAGTTTACAAAagttttaaatgcaaaattaatTCTCGACCAAGTAACAAAAACCTCaaacagagagcgagagaaagagggagagatttTTTTCATAGGTATGTACATTTGAGACCCACAGTATAACTACATGTGAAATATAAAATGAATAGTAATTATTAAATTTAAGCAAAATAAAGTATTTTGTCCAACTTCTTGCATTAGCATTACTTTTTAAGGCTAGTAAATTAGGTGTTTTTAACAATCCATGCAGCATGTTTGCTTTCAGGGAGGAGCAAATGTCAATTTAAAACTTTGATGTAATGATTAAGAGCAAGATGTGAGACTTTTATTGTTGCCAGTATTTTTTTCTGGGGCAAGACATTTACAGTGAATACAAAGCCCATGATGTGAAATAAAATGAGATGCAGTTTTACTAGAATAATCtgtataacacttttttttttaatcttacatCTTTAAATACAAGAACAAGTTTCTATAaatgaaagggggaaaaaaacatttggtTATAGATATTTACAATATGAATGTAAATATATACCTATACAAGCCAACACGTTTGTCAAGGCTATCACTATTGTTCAGTTTAATTAGATCTACAGAAATATTTTTACACACCCACAGCaaggaaaggtatatatatatatatatatatatatatgtatatatatatatatatatatatatatatatatatatatatatatatatatatatatatatcaattataTAACAAGAAGCAATTACGTTATTTATATAGGAAATAAAGGTTCTCATGGCTTTTTAAAAATCATACAGTAGCAAGCTCACTAATTACAAAAAATTTAGAGCAAGCTACATTAGCTATCAAAGACAATCTTTGCAGCCACAAGAGAAATTGTTTCTGCTGCTTTGTTATTACACAGGTAGTTGATTCTATCAGCTAAAGCCTAGTGAGTAGGATTTGTTTTATGCATATTGGTTTTGTTCTATTACTTTGGTGGAGATTGTACTCCCTCGAGTCTGCTGTGTTCATTGGTCACAATAAGTTTCAGCATCTGATACCATTTCCATTATTTACAGACAAGACAGAAGACGTGAGCAAGATAATAGAAAGCTACAAGACATCAGAACAGTAGTGGTTTTTATGAATTTTGATCACTAATACTGAAGGAGATATATGAATGTGTTCATAGCCAGAATCAAAATGCTCATCACTTACATGGAAAAAAGCAATGTACTGTATGGTATAACAAGGCAGTCAACATTGGAAAAGTTGCTTTCTACATATTGTTTTTATATGCCCTTTCCCAACGTGTTATCCAAAAAACAAACATCCCCCCCCCTACCTAACCACAATTTCAGCTTCCTTTATAGAAACAACTTTAACAATGCAGCAGCCCCCGACTACATAGTTATAGGAGAGGAGGAAGGTCCCTCTAAATTGAATCgtactattttcagctccagagactccaaaGCCAGCAATATGTACATTTAAAAAGTGCTGATATTTCTGGTCCCATTTGGAAAATCAACGACTGCCACCCAAGACTCACTCCCCATGACCAGgaggaagccgcaatgtcatcaAAGCATAATATTGGACAAACCTGGTGCCTCTCCCTGAATCTAATAGTGAGGTTCTACTCCAGACACCACcattataaattaaaaaaataaaaaggattgctgctttaaagtacaaTCTAGCAAAGCCCAGAAAGGAAAATTCCCTTTTAGAAAACCTAAAATGTCATGTTTTTGGACTTTAAAAGTGCATTTAAAAAGAAATGCATGCTTTAAGAAACGAAACACTCGAGTAGAAATGGTGAAGCCACTTGCATAACAAACAATGTGGAagtcacagataacattgcaGTCTTCTAGATTTCTTTCCTCCtttacaatataaaaaatatatatttgaatggCTTCAGTAATTTTGTTATAATCTATAAAAGGACAGGAGCAGATGTGTGAAGACAATATGTAGCCATGCAGAGGCTTTTACTGGGTTTTGAACCTACATGGTTAGCCAATCCACTTCAGTCgtcttttctctcctctctaaTGAAAACATAGGTACGCTTATGATGAAGAAAAGCATTGTAAAGGCAACCTGCTGACGAAAACATTTATTCATCTTGCCGTAGTTTTATTTTCATGGACTCTACTTTTGGTAGTGGGTACTAAAAATGGGATAGCTCCTCCCTTTAGCACAGTAGGACAGGGAACACTTCTGCAGGTTGTACAACAATTTCCCTTTACCTGCACGACAATATTGTTTCTCCCATAGCTATAAAATACaactgagatatattaatacagggAGGGTATGATGTACCCACTTCTATAAGTGGATCCAGTAAAAGACAATTACAGTAAGCTGAATAAAGTTTCTCTTTTCCTGTTGTCCACGTGGCAGTGGGTACTGAATGGGATATACTCAAGTTAAAGAAAAAGAGAGGAAATCAACGAAAATGATCCTGATCTCTTTCAAACAACTTTTCTACCAGCTGAAGCTTGAATGTCCAATTTATAATATTCTACATAAGGTATGAAATGAGGACCACATGCCTTGCATATTTGAGCTGGAGATGCTTGCGTACTAAAGGCCCATGATGTGGCAACCACCCTTATTGAATGCACCTTATTGCCCTGCTGAGCCTGTTTCGTCTTGAGAAAATATGCCATTTTGATGCATGATGTGATCCAATGTGAT encodes the following:
- the CMC1 gene encoding COX assembly mitochondrial protein homolog, which codes for MDPVKPEEPCLRHVEKDVLIPKMMREKARVLCSENVQAFTKCCEQSGFLMVVKCRDENAALKECLTAHYNNPAFFEECKQEYLKEKAEYLRTGISSKKRQQKVPTSM